Proteins found in one Streptomyces sp. CB09001 genomic segment:
- a CDS encoding MurR/RpiR family transcriptional regulator has translation MVRQSSSRVPEPSAQDAAPLAGILTRVRAARPSLAPSERRVADAVLADPGQVAELSIHALAKRASTSAATVMRFCRTIGTGNYPQLRLALAAAAAREHALGGERAAQGGTDISPTDSLDRIVNKIIYNEVRALEESGAALDVDALGRAVDAVAKARRVDIFGVGASAFVGQDLHQKLHRIGRMAFIWSDRHAALTATALLAPGDVALAVSHSGETEDTTEPLQAAAERGATTIALTNDPGSTLATAADLVLTTCARETPFRSGATVSRIAQLAVVDCLFVGVAQRSYDAATTALEETYGAVQRRRRPTRRTG, from the coding sequence ATGGTCCGCCAGTCCTCGTCCCGCGTGCCGGAGCCGTCCGCCCAGGACGCAGCCCCGCTCGCCGGCATCCTCACGCGCGTCCGCGCCGCCCGGCCCTCCCTGGCCCCCTCGGAACGGCGGGTGGCCGACGCGGTCCTCGCCGACCCGGGACAGGTCGCGGAACTGTCCATCCATGCGCTGGCGAAGCGGGCGAGCACCTCGGCGGCCACCGTGATGCGGTTCTGCCGCACCATCGGCACGGGCAACTACCCCCAGTTGCGCCTGGCCCTGGCGGCCGCCGCCGCCCGGGAGCACGCCCTGGGCGGCGAGCGGGCGGCGCAGGGCGGCACCGACATCAGCCCGACGGACTCGCTGGACCGCATAGTCAACAAGATCATCTACAACGAGGTGCGGGCCCTGGAGGAATCGGGCGCCGCACTCGACGTCGACGCGCTGGGCCGGGCCGTGGACGCGGTGGCCAAGGCCCGCAGGGTCGACATCTTCGGCGTGGGCGCCAGCGCGTTCGTCGGCCAGGACCTGCACCAGAAGCTGCACCGCATAGGCCGGATGGCCTTCATCTGGAGCGACCGGCACGCGGCGCTCACCGCGACGGCCCTGCTGGCACCCGGCGACGTGGCCCTGGCCGTCTCCCACTCCGGGGAGACCGAGGACACCACCGAGCCCCTCCAGGCCGCGGCCGAGCGCGGAGCCACCACCATCGCCCTGACCAACGACCCGGGCTCCACACTGGCGACCGCTGCCGACCTGGTGCTGACGACCTGCGCGCGGGAAACACCGTTCCGCTCCGGCGCGACCGTCAGCCGCATCGCCCAACTGGCCGTCGTCGACTGCCTCTTCGTCGGTGTCGCCCAGCGCTCCTACGACGCGGCGACCACCGCCCTCGAAGAGACCTACGGAGCCGTCCAGCGCCGTCGGCGCCCCACGCGCCGCACCGGGTGA
- a CDS encoding BadF/BadG/BcrA/BcrD ATPase family protein, with product MAVDLGKTGCRAMLWNSADSSRAVSSVAGAPGLAAPDGVTAARAAVRAAVEPLLREAGGAGPESVLVGAAGAASAPAAARSLVGALLEDLPVPEAAVTSDAVTAHAGALGGRAGVVLAIGTGAVAVGIGADGTYARVDGWGPLLGDDGSGARIGTAGLRAALRAHDGRGPDTVLLQAAVGLFGDLERLPVTVGQGGNPARTAATFAPEVARAADAGDAVAAAIVRDAAADLAETALAAARRITTGRGPLPTAVTGGLAGLGPALMAPLTAALAGSGLPVRLTSALGDPLDGARLLALDRTTPHASLVVRVRRTAANPPLPTPATPPASV from the coding sequence GTGGCGGTAGATCTCGGGAAGACCGGTTGCCGCGCCATGCTGTGGAACAGCGCCGACTCGTCACGGGCCGTCAGTTCCGTGGCGGGTGCTCCCGGTCTGGCGGCGCCCGACGGGGTGACCGCGGCGCGTGCCGCCGTGCGTGCCGCCGTCGAGCCGCTCCTTCGGGAGGCGGGCGGTGCCGGGCCGGAGTCCGTCCTGGTGGGCGCCGCCGGAGCGGCTTCGGCCCCCGCGGCGGCCCGGTCCCTGGTGGGTGCCCTGCTGGAGGACCTGCCCGTCCCGGAGGCGGCTGTCACCAGCGACGCGGTCACCGCCCACGCCGGCGCGCTCGGCGGCCGGGCGGGGGTGGTGCTGGCGATCGGCACCGGTGCGGTCGCGGTCGGTATCGGCGCCGACGGGACGTACGCACGCGTCGACGGGTGGGGCCCGCTGCTCGGCGACGACGGCAGCGGCGCCCGGATCGGCACGGCCGGACTGCGGGCGGCCCTGCGCGCCCACGACGGGCGAGGCCCGGACACCGTGCTGCTGCAGGCCGCCGTCGGCCTCTTCGGCGACCTCGAACGGCTGCCGGTGACGGTCGGACAGGGCGGCAATCCCGCCCGTACGGCCGCCACGTTCGCCCCCGAGGTGGCCCGGGCCGCCGACGCGGGGGACGCCGTGGCCGCGGCGATCGTCCGGGACGCCGCCGCCGACCTGGCCGAGACCGCGCTCGCGGCGGCCCGCCGGATCACCACGGGCCGCGGGCCGCTGCCCACGGCCGTCACCGGTGGGCTGGCCGGCCTCGGCCCGGCCCTGATGGCGCCGCTGACCGCCGCCCTCGCCGGTTCCGGACTCCCCGTGCGGCTCACGTCCGCGCTCGGCGACCCCCTGGACGGGGCCCGCCTGCTGGCGCTGGACCGCACGACCCCTCATGCCTCCCTCGTCGTCCGCGTCCGCCGGACGGCCGCCAACCCCCCTCTCCCCACGCCGGCGACCCCACCGGCCAGTGTCTAG
- a CDS encoding alanine--tRNA ligase-related protein: protein MDTEHVIRTFVEYYEDQGHRRITGSTLLPEPGDPVLFTSAGMHPLTPYLEGRPHPLGRRLVNVQRCLRTTDLDEVGDSTHLTVFEMLGTWSLGDYEGSRSLDWAHRLLTEGFGVDPGLLHATVYGGGEQVGPDTESLRLWQERGVPVEPTVDDNWWSNGPVGPCGPDSEIFLWSGDTPPRSTPTGDDRWVEVWNHVMMRHRRLDDGRLVPLGRRNVDTGMGLERLAMLLQGRSSVFECDVFEPWRRLLPTLWPLDEPSFRVVCDHLRSAVVVVGDGVRPSNTGQGYVLRRLVRRLLTVLWLEDPSRGLGDLPDELITHTLDHFRQDGDPGLPGLVRRLLVEEERRFRRLLERGRNVLARPRFRGPLGEEDFHYLHDTHGLPRELVTGLHEGGYPETGGVGTVRS, encoded by the coding sequence ATGGACACCGAGCATGTCATCCGCACGTTCGTCGAGTACTACGAGGATCAGGGTCATCGCCGGATCACCGGCTCGACGCTGCTGCCCGAGCCGGGCGATCCGGTGCTGTTCACCAGCGCCGGCATGCATCCGCTCACCCCGTACCTGGAGGGCCGCCCCCACCCGCTGGGCCGGCGGCTGGTCAACGTACAGCGCTGTCTGCGCACCACGGACCTGGACGAGGTCGGGGACAGCACCCATCTGACGGTCTTCGAGATGCTCGGCACGTGGTCGCTGGGCGACTACGAGGGCTCGCGGAGCCTCGACTGGGCCCACCGGCTGCTCACCGAGGGTTTCGGGGTCGACCCGGGGCTGTTGCACGCCACCGTGTACGGGGGCGGTGAGCAGGTGGGGCCGGACACCGAGTCGCTGCGGCTGTGGCAGGAGCGCGGCGTTCCCGTGGAGCCGACGGTGGACGACAACTGGTGGTCCAACGGGCCGGTGGGCCCGTGCGGACCCGACTCGGAGATCTTCCTGTGGAGCGGTGACACCCCGCCCCGGTCCACGCCCACGGGCGACGACCGCTGGGTGGAGGTGTGGAACCACGTGATGATGCGCCACCGCCGGCTGGACGACGGCCGCCTCGTGCCGCTCGGGCGGCGCAACGTCGACACCGGCATGGGCCTGGAGCGCCTCGCCATGCTTCTGCAGGGCAGGTCGTCGGTGTTCGAGTGCGACGTCTTCGAGCCGTGGCGACGGCTGCTGCCCACGCTGTGGCCGCTGGACGAACCGTCGTTCCGGGTGGTCTGCGACCACCTCCGGTCGGCCGTCGTGGTCGTCGGCGACGGCGTCCGCCCGTCCAACACCGGCCAGGGATACGTGCTGCGGCGCCTGGTGCGGCGGCTGCTCACCGTGCTGTGGCTGGAGGATCCCTCGCGCGGGCTCGGTGACCTGCCGGACGAGTTGATCACGCACACCCTGGACCACTTCCGGCAGGACGGCGACCCCGGCCTCCCCGGCCTCGTGCGGCGGCTGCTGGTGGAGGAGGAGCGCCGGTTCCGGCGGCTCCTGGAACGCGGCCGGAACGTGCTCGCCCGGCCCCGCTTCCGGGGCCCGCTGGGAGAGGAGGACTTCCACTACCTCCATGACACCCACGGTCTGCCGCGAGAGCTGGTGACAGGCCTGCACGAGGGCGGGTATCCGGAAACGGGAGGCGTGGGGACCGTGCGGTCGTGA
- the mgrA gene encoding L-glyceraldehyde 3-phosphate reductase, with protein sequence MNHVADPSRYDGAMQYRRTGRSGLDLPALSLGYWHNFGDDKPFETQRRIALRAFDLGITHHDLANNYGPPYGSAEINFGRILRQDLAPYRDELVVSTKAGWDMWPGPYGQGGGSRKYVLASLDQSLKRTGLDYVDIFYSHRLDASTPLEETMTALDTAVRQGKALYVGISSYDAERSRQAAAILRDLGTPLLIHQPSYNMLNRWIETEGLLDAAADEGFGVIGFTALAQGLLTGRYLDGVPEGSRATQGKSFATGWLTEDTVRRLRALNDIAARRGQSLAQMALAWALRDPRVTSLVIGASRPEQLEENAAALANPSFGDDELAEIDKYAVVDGDVDLWRRARTGELG encoded by the coding sequence ATGAACCACGTCGCGGACCCCAGCCGCTACGACGGCGCCATGCAGTACCGCCGCACCGGACGCTCCGGGCTCGACCTGCCCGCGCTCTCCCTCGGCTACTGGCACAACTTCGGCGACGACAAGCCGTTCGAGACCCAGCGGCGGATCGCCCTGCGCGCCTTCGACCTCGGCATCACCCACCACGACCTCGCCAACAACTACGGTCCGCCCTACGGGTCCGCCGAGATCAACTTCGGCCGGATCCTGCGGCAGGACCTGGCGCCGTACCGGGACGAGCTGGTGGTGTCCACCAAGGCCGGGTGGGACATGTGGCCCGGCCCCTATGGTCAGGGCGGCGGCTCCCGCAAGTACGTGCTCGCCTCCCTCGACCAGTCCCTGAAGCGGACGGGTCTCGACTACGTCGACATCTTCTACTCCCACCGCCTGGACGCCTCCACCCCGCTGGAGGAGACCATGACGGCGCTGGACACGGCGGTGCGGCAGGGCAAGGCGCTCTACGTCGGCATCTCCTCCTACGACGCCGAGCGCTCCCGACAGGCCGCGGCGATCCTCCGTGACCTGGGCACACCCCTGCTCATCCACCAGCCGTCGTACAACATGCTCAACCGGTGGATCGAGACCGAGGGCCTCCTCGACGCGGCCGCCGACGAGGGCTTCGGCGTCATCGGGTTCACCGCACTGGCGCAGGGGCTGCTCACCGGCCGCTACCTCGACGGCGTGCCCGAGGGGTCCCGCGCCACCCAGGGCAAGTCCTTCGCGACCGGCTGGCTCACCGAGGACACCGTCCGGCGGCTGCGCGCCCTGAACGACATCGCCGCCCGCCGGGGCCAGAGCCTGGCGCAGATGGCGCTCGCCTGGGCGCTGCGCGACCCGCGCGTCACCTCGCTGGTGATCGGCGCCTCCCGCCCCGAGCAGCTGGAGGAGAACGCGGCCGCCCTGGCCAACCCGTCCTTCGGCGATGACGAACTGGCCGAGATCGACAAGTACGCGGTCGTCGACGGTGACGTCGACCTGTGGCGGCGGGCCCGCACCGGCGAGCTCGGCTGA
- a CDS encoding sodium:solute symporter, whose product MRQLDLVVIVVYLIGIAWIGLRKAGRQKSAKDYFVGEGHMPWWTVSFSVVATETSVLTVISVPGGAYSGQGFGNVELALGYVVGRVVVATVLIPLYKRGGFVSAYQYLGDRFGLKLQGLASVTFVFTRLLAEGVRLFASAIPIKLLLDEFGVHASYRVIIVVITLITVIYTYLGGIKAVIWTDAIQMVLYLGGAVLAVAVLSAHVGGDGYARALDAGKFALFDTDFDLAHILTSPFALPTAIIGGAIFAMASHGSDQLIVQRVLATRTLRDGQKAMIASGVFVTVQFAAFSLVGALLWSYNEGRSFAELGLSSSDNLYPEFILHGLPVVVSGLLVAGILGAAMGSLSSALNSMSNSTVADIIHSFFRSTPSEEALLRLARWMTLVWATLMAVFACAFSASTGNVYLTGLTIAGYTYGALLGAFLLGRLVKRANEVDSVVAFLVTIGVMTYIVRGVKIDVTTGGTTVSQAIAAQWLVPIGVLITLLVGGVLSLFHRAPESDRVSAVDEEPGAGPDRLTTTAGRN is encoded by the coding sequence GTGCGCCAGCTCGACCTCGTGGTGATCGTGGTCTATCTGATCGGGATCGCCTGGATCGGCCTGCGGAAGGCAGGCCGGCAGAAGTCGGCGAAGGACTACTTCGTCGGTGAAGGCCACATGCCGTGGTGGACGGTCTCCTTCTCCGTCGTCGCCACGGAGACCAGTGTGCTGACGGTGATCAGCGTCCCCGGCGGCGCCTACAGCGGCCAGGGATTCGGCAACGTCGAACTCGCCCTGGGCTACGTCGTCGGACGCGTCGTCGTGGCCACGGTGCTGATCCCCCTCTACAAGCGCGGCGGCTTCGTCAGCGCCTACCAGTACCTGGGCGACCGGTTCGGGCTGAAACTGCAGGGGCTCGCCTCGGTGACCTTCGTGTTCACCCGGCTCCTGGCCGAGGGCGTGCGGCTGTTCGCCTCCGCCATCCCGATCAAGCTGCTGCTCGACGAGTTCGGCGTGCACGCGAGCTACCGTGTGATCATCGTCGTGATCACGCTCATCACCGTGATCTACACGTACCTGGGCGGCATCAAGGCGGTCATCTGGACCGACGCCATCCAGATGGTCCTCTACCTCGGCGGCGCGGTCCTCGCCGTGGCGGTGCTCTCCGCCCACGTCGGCGGTGACGGCTACGCGCGTGCCCTGGACGCCGGCAAGTTCGCGCTCTTCGACACCGACTTCGACCTGGCCCACATCCTCACCAGTCCGTTCGCCCTGCCCACGGCCATCATCGGCGGCGCCATCTTCGCCATGGCCTCGCACGGCTCCGACCAGCTGATCGTCCAGCGTGTACTGGCGACGCGGACGCTGCGCGACGGCCAGAAGGCCATGATCGCCTCGGGTGTCTTCGTCACCGTCCAGTTCGCCGCCTTCTCCCTCGTCGGCGCGCTGCTGTGGTCGTACAACGAGGGCAGGTCGTTCGCGGAGCTGGGGCTGTCCAGCTCGGACAACCTCTACCCCGAGTTCATCCTGCACGGGCTGCCCGTGGTGGTCTCGGGCCTGCTCGTGGCCGGCATCCTGGGCGCCGCGATGGGATCGCTGTCCTCGGCGCTGAACTCCATGTCGAACTCGACCGTCGCCGACATCATCCACAGCTTCTTCCGCAGTACACCGTCCGAGGAGGCGCTGCTCAGGCTCGCCCGCTGGATGACGCTGGTGTGGGCGACGCTCATGGCCGTCTTCGCCTGCGCCTTCAGCGCGAGCACGGGCAATGTGTACCTGACCGGTCTGACCATCGCGGGCTACACCTACGGCGCGCTGCTCGGCGCCTTCCTGCTGGGACGGCTCGTCAAACGCGCCAACGAGGTCGACTCCGTCGTGGCCTTCCTGGTCACCATCGGGGTGATGACGTACATCGTGCGCGGGGTGAAGATCGACGTCACCACGGGCGGGACCACGGTGTCCCAGGCGATCGCGGCCCAGTGGCTGGTGCCGATCGGCGTGCTGATCACCCTGCTCGTCGGCGGTGTGCTGAGCCTGTTCCACCGGGCGCCGGAGTCCGACCGGGTCTCGGCGGTCGACGAGGAACCGGGCGCCGGACCCGACCGGTTGACCACGACGGCCGGCCGGAACTGA
- a CDS encoding darcynin family protein, with protein MPEETAHTAHTPVTAFMLVKTTPEWLALTVDERVHAFTTEVVPVVEARTAGVRSRFYDTEFYSARVTDVWVWEADDHHAYQLLVDALRETPFWDRYFEVVDLLVGTENGYARTYGVDAVTTIAT; from the coding sequence ATGCCCGAAGAGACGGCCCACACCGCCCACACCCCGGTCACCGCGTTCATGCTCGTCAAGACCACGCCCGAGTGGCTCGCCCTGACCGTCGACGAGCGGGTACACGCCTTCACCACGGAGGTCGTCCCCGTCGTCGAGGCCAGGACCGCCGGCGTCCGGTCACGCTTCTACGACACGGAGTTCTACTCCGCCCGCGTCACCGACGTCTGGGTCTGGGAGGCCGACGACCACCACGCCTACCAGCTCCTCGTCGACGCCCTGCGCGAGACGCCCTTCTGGGACCGGTACTTCGAGGTCGTCGACCTCCTGGTGGGCACGGAGAACGGTTACGCGCGCACCTACGGAGTCGACGCGGTCACCACCATCGCCACCTGA
- a CDS encoding anhydro-N-acetylmuramic acid kinase: MRVIGLMSGTSYDAIEAAAADLELQGEVLVMRPLGHFSAPYPDGLRDLIAGSLPPAAATLRDVARLDTGVGQAFAGVAVRAVRELCGGAADLVVSHGQTMYHWVEDGAVRGTLQLGQPAWIAEATGLPVVSDLRGRDVAAGGQGAPLVAMTDVLAMAALPGVPAALNLGGIANVTVVAPGAEPLAFDTGPANALMDAAVRHFTGGAAAYDEDGRRAGAGRVDPGLLRVLLDDPYYGRPAPKSTGKEQFHLPYLLRALAAAPVAEPDDVLATLARLTAVTVADACRAQGVTRLVVSGGGARNPVLMGVIAEELPGVALGSSDALGLPSDAKEALAFALLGFLTVNGLPGAIPSGTGARRASLLGSITPGREPLRLPEPAGEPPRVLRIVGGP; the protein is encoded by the coding sequence GTGCGTGTGATCGGCCTGATGTCAGGCACGTCCTACGACGCCATCGAGGCGGCCGCCGCCGACCTCGAACTACAGGGTGAGGTCCTGGTGATGCGGCCGCTGGGCCACTTCTCCGCGCCCTACCCGGACGGGCTGCGCGACCTGATCGCGGGCAGTCTGCCGCCGGCGGCGGCGACGCTCCGGGACGTCGCCCGGCTCGACACCGGCGTCGGGCAGGCCTTCGCCGGCGTGGCCGTGCGGGCGGTGCGCGAGCTGTGCGGGGGCGCCGCCGACCTGGTGGTCTCGCACGGGCAGACGATGTACCACTGGGTGGAGGACGGCGCCGTGCGCGGCACCCTCCAGCTCGGCCAGCCCGCCTGGATCGCCGAGGCGACCGGTCTGCCCGTCGTGTCCGACCTGCGCGGCAGGGACGTCGCGGCCGGCGGTCAGGGGGCGCCGCTGGTGGCCATGACCGACGTCCTGGCCATGGCGGCGCTGCCCGGCGTCCCCGCCGCCCTCAACCTCGGCGGGATCGCCAACGTCACCGTCGTCGCCCCCGGCGCCGAGCCGCTGGCCTTCGACACCGGCCCGGCCAACGCGCTGATGGACGCCGCCGTACGGCACTTCACCGGCGGTGCGGCCGCCTACGACGAGGACGGGCGCCGGGCCGGGGCCGGCCGGGTCGATCCGGGGCTGCTGCGGGTGCTGCTGGACGACCCGTATTACGGCAGGCCCGCTCCGAAGAGCACCGGCAAGGAGCAGTTCCACCTGCCGTATCTGCTGCGGGCGCTCGCGGCGGCGCCCGTGGCGGAGCCCGACGACGTCCTGGCGACCCTGGCCCGGCTCACCGCCGTCACGGTGGCCGACGCCTGCCGAGCGCAGGGCGTGACGCGGCTCGTCGTGTCCGGCGGTGGCGCGCGCAACCCCGTGCTGATGGGCGTGATCGCCGAGGAGCTGCCCGGGGTGGCCCTCGGTTCCAGCGACGCGCTCGGGCTGCCGTCCGACGCCAAGGAGGCACTGGCCTTCGCCCTCCTGGGCTTCCTGACCGTCAACGGCCTGCCCGGCGCGATCCCCTCGGGGACGGGCGCCCGCCGGGCGTCGCTGCTCGGCAGCATCACACCCGGGCGGGAGCCCCTGCGGCTGCCCGAGCCGGCCGGCGAGCCGCCCCGGGTGCTGCGCATCGTCGGCGGGCCCTGA